One segment of Drosophila mauritiana strain mau12 chromosome 3R, ASM438214v1, whole genome shotgun sequence DNA contains the following:
- the LOC117144906 gene encoding max-like protein X: MSDNNNALATKEDVFGMEHDQDHSSKHYSRCSSAGSTHTPNSSAHNSDDDDDSGDARHSTAANSTLSYKERRREAHTQAEQKRRDAIKKGYDSLQELVPRCQPNDSSGYKLSKALILQKSIEYIGYLNQQKLKQEDEGSALQKEVTALRIIKNGYENMLQHQQANPGPEEARLTDEAKFQVFQAIMEEMFETFQHIPMENFKQLTTGIIPWLEEHCKPHILRNILSRTLQQMAQEAMEKQELQAMEQESSEGFS; encoded by the exons ATGAGCGATAATAACAACGCGTTGGCCACCAAGGAAGACGTTTTCGGCATGGAGCACGACCAGGACCACAGCAGCAAGCACTACTCGCGGTGCAGCAGTGCGGGCAGCACGCACACTCCGAACTCCTCGGCGCACAATTCAG acgacgacgacgataGCGGCGATGCGCGCCATTCCACTGCCGCCAATTCCACGCTGAGTTACAAGGAGCGGAGAAGGGAGGCGCACACCCAGGCGGAGCAGAAGCGGCGCGATGCCATCAAGAAGGGCTACGACAGCCTGCAGGAGCTGGTGCCGCGCTGCCAGCCCAACGACTCCTCCGGCTACAAGCTCAGCAAGGCCCTGATCCTGCAGAAGTCCATCGAGTACATTGGCTACCTTAACCAGCAGAAGCTCAAGCAGGAGGACGAGGGATCGGCGCTACAGAAGGAGGTAACAGCGTTGCGGATCATTAAGAACGGCTACGAAAACATGCTGCAGCATCAGCAGGCGAATCCAGGACCAGAGGAGGCACGCCTCACCGATGAGGCCAAGTTTCAAGTG TTCCAGGCCATCATGGAGGAAATGTTCGAGACATTTCAGCACATACCCATGGAGAACTTTAAGCAGCTGACCACCGGCATTATCCCCTGGCTGGAGGAGCACTGCAAGCCGCACATACTGCGCAACATACTCAGTCGCACCTTGCAGCAAATGGCGCAGGAGGCTATGGAAAAACAGGAACTGCAGGCCATGGAGCAGGAGTCGAGCGAGGGCTTCAGCTGA